From one Candidatus Micrarchaeota archaeon genomic stretch:
- a CDS encoding V-type ATP synthase subunit F — MEPLKTYKIVVVGNTQLALGFKLSGVAETYSVKNAVESERVLRELMQRDDIGIIITTSGVLGDIRDRKLSNAVSESALPMVIEVPSYREEGQPDTLRKLIMRAIGIDINKTA; from the coding sequence ATGGAGCCTCTGAAGACCTACAAGATAGTCGTCGTTGGAAACACCCAGCTCGCGCTGGGATTCAAGCTGTCCGGAGTGGCGGAAACGTATTCGGTGAAGAACGCGGTTGAATCCGAGAGGGTTTTGCGGGAGCTCATGCAGCGCGACGACATCGGCATAATAATAACCACGTCTGGCGTGCTCGGCGATATAAGGGACAGGAAGCTCTCCAACGCGGTATCGGAAAGCGCGCTGCCGATGGTGATAGAGGTGCCGTCATACAGGGAGGAGGGGCAGCCGGACACGCTGAGAAAGTTGATAATGAGGGCAATTGGCATAGACATAAACAAGACCGCTTAA
- a CDS encoding V-type ATPase subunit, translating into MKEQTRVKRLGILKRARKYGYSNARVKGMESKLIGSSTMKSIAEAKSIDAILSILFQTDYNASIIKFGGLEISPTLLDFAISESMAEKLNKLAEITPKDEQRTIRKITARWALGNVKLVLEALERGQTYDSISKYIISADGFGTVMLQEVMKSESIEQALSMLMRNRHHKELLGKVLSRYIKTGSIMDALAAIDQEHYRELGELAVSLGRSGDKSAIILRMDIDMRNMITLLRAKRKGLKFEDISDTLIRNGDVGIGALSGMYSSSGNVAEFAAKSKAFDLNAAIELYRENDQMLPFEVSMRNQIFNRSIALLRSSVLSFGTLVDYIYLKEIEVFTIRALVKAREYGLSKEEVSRLVIWSL; encoded by the coding sequence ATGAAAGAGCAAACTAGAGTCAAAAGGCTTGGCATATTGAAAAGGGCCAGGAAGTACGGCTATTCCAACGCAAGGGTAAAGGGAATGGAGTCCAAGCTTATAGGCAGCTCCACGATGAAAAGCATAGCAGAGGCGAAGAGCATAGACGCGATACTCTCCATACTCTTCCAGACGGATTACAACGCATCGATAATAAAGTTCGGCGGCCTTGAGATAAGCCCCACGCTCCTCGACTTCGCGATAAGCGAGAGCATGGCCGAGAAGCTCAACAAGCTGGCTGAGATAACGCCGAAGGACGAGCAGCGCACGATAAGGAAGATAACCGCAAGGTGGGCCCTGGGAAACGTCAAGCTGGTGCTTGAGGCGCTCGAGAGAGGGCAAACGTACGACTCCATATCAAAATACATAATAAGCGCCGACGGCTTCGGCACCGTGATGCTGCAGGAGGTGATGAAATCGGAGAGCATAGAGCAGGCGCTCAGCATGCTGATGAGGAACAGGCACCACAAGGAGCTTCTGGGCAAGGTGCTGTCCAGGTACATAAAGACAGGGAGCATAATGGATGCGCTCGCCGCGATAGACCAGGAGCACTACAGGGAGCTGGGGGAGCTTGCGGTCAGCCTGGGAAGAAGCGGTGACAAGTCCGCGATAATACTGAGGATGGACATAGACATGCGCAACATGATAACGCTGCTGCGCGCGAAGAGGAAGGGCCTCAAGTTCGAGGACATATCAGATACGCTGATAAGGAACGGCGACGTGGGCATAGGCGCGCTGTCAGGCATGTACAGCAGCTCGGGGAACGTAGCGGAATTCGCAGCGAAGTCAAAGGCATTCGACCTCAATGCGGCGATCGAATTATACAGGGAAAACGACCAGATGCTGCCCTTCGAGGTGAGCATGAGGAACCAGATATTCAACAGGAGCATCGCGCTGCTAAGATCCAGCGTGCTCTCTTTTGGCACGCTAGTAGATTACATATACCTCAAGGAGATAGAGGTATTCACGATAAGGGCGCTTGTAAAGGCAAGGGAATACGGGCTTTCGAAGGAGGAAGTTTCGAGGCTGGTGATATGGAGCCTCTGA
- a CDS encoding ATPase, with protein sequence MTLSVAIAALGAATAIVGTGIATAMAQSAIGSAGMGLLAEKPEEMGRVLLFLVLPETLVIFGFVVAILILLGAGLV encoded by the coding sequence ATGACCTTATCGGTTGCAATAGCGGCGCTGGGAGCGGCTACAGCTATAGTCGGAACTGGAATAGCAACGGCTATGGCGCAGTCGGCAATAGGAAGCGCAGGCATGGGCCTGCTGGCTGAGAAGCCGGAGGAGATGGGAAGAGTCCTTCTGTTTCTCGTGCTCCCAGAAACGCTCGTAATCTTCGGGTTCGTGGTCGCAATACTGATATTGCTTGGGGCAGGACTTGTCTGA